One Vigna unguiculata cultivar IT97K-499-35 chromosome 7, ASM411807v1, whole genome shotgun sequence genomic region harbors:
- the LOC114190573 gene encoding uncharacterized protein LOC114190573 gives MSQVSAEMKAKSEVYHGDEVCQEKTKLLLKEVGLPNGLLPLKDIKECGYEKESGFVWLKQKKSINHKFEKIGKLVSYATEITAYVELGKIKKLTGVKAKELLVWVTLSEIFVDDPPSGKITFKTPSALFRTFPVSAFVIEEPVKEVKNKEEKEEEKEVKQVGNAVEVQEV, from the coding sequence atgagtCAAGTTTCTGCAGAGATGAAGGCGAAATCTGAGGTGTACCATGGAGATGAAGTGTGCCAAGAAAAGACCAAGTTGCTGCTGAAGGAGGTAGGGCTACCCAATGGGCTTTTACCGTTGAAGGACATTAAGGAATGTGGGTACGAGAAGGAAAGTGGGTTTGTGTGGCTGAAGCAGAAGAAGAGCATAAACCACAAGTTTGAGAAGATTGGGAAGCTAGTGTCGTATGCAACTGAGATCACAGCGTATGTTGAGCTTGGGAAGATAAAGAAGCTCACTGGTGTGAAGGCGAAGGAGCTCTTGGTTTGGGTGACACTGAGTGAGATCTTTGTGGATGATCCACCCAGTGGGAAGATCACGTTCAAGACCCCTTCAGCGTTGTTCAGAACATTCCCGGTTTCAGCTTTTGTGATTGAGGAACCAGTTAAGGAAGtcaagaataaagaagaaaaagaagaagagaaggaagTGAAACAAGTTGGTAATGCTGTTGAAGTTCAAGAGGTttga